The sequence GAGCCGGCCATCTCGTCCACATGCCATCGCACATCTTCATCCGAGTCGGGCGCTACCACGAGGGATCGCTCGCCAATGAGCGGGCGATTGCGGCCGATGAGTCGTACGTCACGCAGTGCCATGCGCAGGGCCTTTATCCGATCGGGTATATCCCACACAATCATCATTTCCTCTGGGCGACGGCAACGTTGGAAGGCCGCGCACAGCGAGCCATCGATGCGGCTCAGACGCTAGCTTCACGAATCGACACGTCGCAGATGCGTGCACCAGGTCTCGGTACCCTTCAGCATTACCGGGTGACGCCGCTCTACGCCCAGGTTCGGTTCGGGCGCTGGTCTGAGATTCTAAACACGGACGCTCCCGCCGATGACCTCGTGTATCCAACGGCCGTGTGGCATTATGCTCGGGCGATGGCCCTCATTCGCACCGACGAACTCTCGAAGGCAGAGCAGCACCTGACTAAGCTCAAGCAGCTCTCATCTCATTCAGACCTTGAAGAGGTGACGATCTGGGACATCAACACGACCGCTGACATCATGCAGGTGGCGTCGCGCATCGTCGCCGGCGAACTCGCCGCCGCCCGTGGCAACATGAATGAGGCGATTCGACATCTCCGCGAGGCTGCATCGCTGGAGGACGACCTCAACTACGACGAACCCCCGTCATGGCATCACCCGGTCCGGCAGATCCTCGGCGCTGTGCTGCTGCAGGCGGACCGGCCCGCCGAGGCGGAACGCGTCTACCGCGAGGATCTGAAGCGCTTCCCCGAAAATGGGTGGTCGTTGTTTGGTCTAGAGAAAAGCCTGCGCGCTCAGGGCCGTGACGCCGACGCCAAGGACGTTCATCGTCGATTTGACGAGGCGTGGCAGTACGCAGATGTCGAACTCGCGTCCTCGCGAATGTAGCGCACTCAGGTGGAGCCCGGAGGCCGTTGAATCAGTGCGCGTGCCACCGGCACAGGTCGGGGCGTCCACTCCAGGCCTCCAAGGCCTCGGATCGGGCGTTCTGACGCGCCCAGGGCGTGTCGCCTGCCCCGATGGGCGACCCCGGCGGCGTCTCCAGACGCGAGACGTCGTCGTCCGCCCGTGCGTAGTCGCGGTCGAGGTAGCGGTCGATGACGGACCGAATCCGTGCCCGGTGCGCCTTCTCCCGGTCGTCGCCGCGCACGTCTCGGGCCTGCTGCCGAACTCGACGGAGATGCTGCTCCAAAGTCGCCTTCACCGAAGGACTCGTGCTCGCGTTCGTCGCCGTCTCGATTAGAACGTCGACCCAGACGCGTTGTACGGTTCGCTTCAGATCGGCATCCATGTCGTCGCCGTCCGTTTCTCGCCATACTCGACCAGAAACGGTCCGCAAAACCTCCTGGAGCCCCAACTGGTCGTCGTCCGTGCCCTTCTGCTGCATGAGTCGCTCCGCCCGTTCGGGGTGAATGATCCCAGAGAGAACCATTGATGCTGCGACCTCCGCGGGGGCGTAGGCATCCAGCGTGAGACCCGTGCGGCCGGGGAAAAGCTCGCGGTTCGACGGATAGCCCGGCGGCCGGGGCGGCAGGACATCGAGCGCGGTCTCGGGCAGGCGCAGTGCTTCGGGCGAAAGCGTCGCCAGAAGCGCACCCAAAGCGTCCATCTGCCGCCCGGATGGCACAGGTGTTGGCAAGGTCGCATTGTCATCACCCCGGACGGCGTAGGTGTACGTTACGCCGCCGATGAGCTTCGTCGTCGCCTGCACCTGATAGCGGTGCCGCAGGTACAGAGGAACGAGCACCTCCTCGAGCACAGCCAGCGGCTGTCCCTTCCGAATCGTTTCGCCGCCGAACCGCTGCATCGCAACGCGCCGAACGTCCATCTCACGCTCCAGCGACGCAATCATATTGCTTCCGTTGTCCCAGAGGTTGGCGTATGGGTGCGCGGCTCCGGCCGGGCGAGCATCTGCATCGGTGATGTACCGCAGACCGGCATCCTGTCGCGCCTGAATCGCTGCCTCAAGAAACTCCGCCTCCGACTGCCCCTCCCCCGGACGTCCGTAGCCATAGCGGATGGCGTGAATGTCCCATTCGCCGATACCGACATCGTAGGCGTTCGCGAGAGAGATGGAGTCGCCCTGCACGGCTGCGAGGGGGGCCGGGTAGTCCATGACCGACGCACGCTCGTTTGTCGACGCTGCAAAGTTATGGCGCAGGCCGATCGTGTGGCCAATCTCATGCGCAGAGAGCTGTCGAATCCGAGCCAGCGACATATCCAGCATCGGGTCATTCTCGTCAAATCCGTTCGCGTTCGGTCCGACGTAGGGAGCAAGAAGACCTTCCGCCAGCAGGTAATCCTGTCGGACACGAAGCGATCCGAGCGTAACGTGGCCTTTCAGAATCTCGCCGGTACGCGGATCCCAGACCGACGCCCCGTAGCTCCAGCCACGCGTCCGCCGGTGCACCCACTGGATCACGTTGTAGCGAACGTCCATCGGATCGGCCTCGTCCGGCAGCATTTCGACGCGAAAGGCATCGCGAAACCCGGCTTCTTCGAACGCCTCATTCCACCAGCGAGCGCCATCGAGCAAAGCGGAGCGCACCGGCTCGGGTGTCCCGCGATCGAGATAGTACACGATGGGCTCTTCCGGCTCGCACATCCCCTCGGCGTCCGGATCGGAAGCGCAAACGAGGCGGTGTCGTGCGATGAGTCGCTGCGGGATCTCCTCCCCGATCGGCACGGCGTAATCGCGATACGTCTGCGCGTAAAAACCGGCGCGGGGGTCGGAGCGACGCGGCGAATAGGCTTCGCGATCTGTCAGTGCGACGAGCGAGTGGCGAATGCGGAGAGTCACCGCATACGGGTCTGCAGCCGTTCCACGAACGTAGCCGCCCGGCTGCTCGTCGGTGGTGAAAGTCAGCCGAGCCTCGAGTTCCGTGTTCTGCGGAAACGACTTTGTCGACGGCAGATACGGCGCGCTGCGGCTTTTGTCGAGGGTGTATGTTCCCTGATCGGCCCGTTTCAGTGTTCGAACAATGCCATGGACGTCGCGCAGGATGAAATCAGTCGCATCCACGAGCACACGGCCGTCATCGTCCTCCGCGGCCACCTCGAAGCCGTAGACCACCGACGACGCAAATGCCTCCTCCACGGCCTCCTGCTCGGCCGGATTATCGGAGGGCGCCCGGTAATTCAGATTCGGCTGAACGAGCATAACCTTCGGTCCGACCCGCTCGAACCTCACCACACGCTCGCCGCTAAGTTGCCCGCGATCCAGACCCACCGGATTGGATCCGAGTCCGGCCGCGAGGTACGAAACGTAGAGCAAATCCTCATCGAAGCGCGAGATCTCGAGCCACACCTTTCCCCTGCGAGCATCCCAGTAGATCGGCACAAACCCATCGCGCTGCTCCATTCCGTCTGTCGCTTCGGCGATCGTAGGGAGCGGATCCGGCTCCTCAGAAAGCTGGGCAAAGGACGATGGTACAACGAGGAGCAGAACGAGCGACAATAACAGCGTACGCATGAGGAAATGAGGCAGCGGGCGGGGCAGAATCCGGACGAAAACGCGCTTCAGTATACGTAAACCGCCACACGAATGGAACCGCTATTTACGCTGCCTTCTGTGCCAGTAGACGGACCTGCTGCTCAATTGCATCCACGACTTCTGACACCCGATCGAGTCCGTCGGGATAGATGCACGCGTACGCCGGCACCGTTCGAACGAGCGTAGCTAGCGCCTCCTGCCGTTGCGCGGACAGTCCGAGAGCATGGATCGACTGAGGCAGAAACGAATGCCGAATGCACTCCATGATGGCTTCTGTGGGGGAAAGACGACGGAAGGCCACGTCCTGTGCGTCCGGACCTCGCTCCGGTATAAGCAATGCACGTAGCGGGACGGGATCGGACTGAAACGTGCCAAATCCATCGACCCCGACGGGCACCCGCCGCTTGTCAAGATGAGGCACGACGCGCGGGAGGTCTGCCTCTCCAACCCAGCGCTGTACCTGATCCGACCAGAGGCGCATCTGCGGATAGCCCGGCTGCGCCACCGGTCCGCTGGCACTCGTCGTGACAGCCAGAATGTCGTCCGTGAGCAACGGGTGCCCCCGCTCCATCATGGCGGCCGCCAGCGTGCTCTTCCCGGACTGACTTGTCGCAAGCATGCCAATGCCCGCCCCGTCCACGCTGACGCTCGCTGCATGCAGGGCCAACACCCCGCGCCGCTCCAGCCAGATCGCGAGCACGGGACCGAACAGCCAGACCTCGAGCGCGTCCGTCAGGTGCGGCTTCTTGAGATGACACGCGATCGTCTCCCGCCCGATGTAAATATCGGCCGCGCTGGCAAACCGAAGCACGGCGATGTCCGCGATGTCATCGTTCAGAAAAATCGCATCCGCCAGTCCGTCTTCGCCCTGTGACTCGATGTGTACTGGGCGTGCTCCGTCCCAGAAGTCGGGACGTGGAGACTCATCGACGACGCGGATACGAACGTCTGGAGCCCCACTGGCTCGTGAAAGCGAGAACCGAAACGGATACGTCGATTCCAGCGTGATGCCATACGCCCGATAGATGGATGGAGAGGTCACGAAACCGAAGCGTGATCGAAAGGGGCGGACGAAGACGAATGCTGCAAGACGTCGAACCGGACCAGTTCACCGATGAATTGTCGGGTATCGTCACGGAGCGACGCGGGAGACACGCTCGGAAACGAATCGGCAAGCCGTTCAATGGCCTCGTCGATGGACGACGCCTCCCAGAGCGCCTGCCAGAACATTGCGGAGCTGCCCGACATCGACATACACACGCCCGACCGCGTGCTTGCAATGATCCACTTGGAATCGACCTCTGCGACGAACGTATGGGGACCGAGTGCACAGCCGGCGGTGGTTTCGGGCTGACGAAAGACCGGCGGACGTGTTTCTGGGTTGGTGGCGTGACGGTTCTTGAGGCATGATGACGGCGAAACGACCGGCAGGCCACGCATGACCCGACCAAGCTCCTCGTCCCACACGCCGACATCGGGCTCGCTCCAGGCAAATGCCACGTGCTCGGGAACCCCCGTCCAGTACCGCTCCACCGGCCGGTTCTCCCAGCGATTTCGATACGTACCAGCGTGATCACCCCAGCGCTCATCGGTGAAATCCTGCACGTCGCGCGCTCGGATGCACGCCCGCATCGCTGAATCCGTTTCTACCGCATCACACAGAGCAGGCGTCGCATAAAGTGCGGCCACAACGAGATCGCGTCGGGACGCATTGTTCGTCACGAAGCGGTTTCGCTGTGCTCGAATCCGTGCACCGGTGATGACACAATCGTCCACGATGACAAGCGGGTGTCCGTCGCTCGTTGCTTCCACGTCCCGCAGATCGATGATTTGATTGGGTCGCAGACCCAGCGCGTAGCTCAGCATGCCAAGCACGATCATTCCACCGCGCGGCAATCCGGCAAATCGCGCCTGCTCTAGGTCGGCACCGAGTCGATTCGACAGGTTCGCTGCCAGCACCTCGCAGTCTGTCTCCGCCTGCTGGTAGTCAACGTACCGAAGGTCGCGGACAGTCGACGGAACCTGGCGGACGAGCGCCTCCAGCCGGGATGCATCGGTATCGTTCAGAAATCCGAGCATCGCGACCCGGCGGTCCGGCCTGGGTCGCACAACACACGCCATCGGAGGAAACGAAGACCACGCCGGACTTGTGACCATTCCTTCAGCCACGCGCATGACCCGTTCCGGGTCTGCGCCAGCAGCCTCTATCGGTATCTCAGTAACCACGCAGCGGGGCCGAAGGGGAGAAGACATACGGTCCGGTCTTCAGGGAAACAGCGACACATGAGAGAACAGGCGTGCGACGCACCTCTTTCGGTCTACGCCCCACGCCTGCCCAAGAATCTCCTGAGGGGTCCCGACTAACTCTGGTTCCCCCAGCAGTTTGCGTTCATACTTGATCCGCGTAGGTCATCTCCATACACCTGACAGTCACTACCGGGATTGGTGCGTCCCGCGGCTGTCAGGTCGGCCACCGTTCCATGCACTTTTAGGCGTGGCGACTCATATTTTTTGGAGTCTTTCATAACGTCGTTGTGTGTCTATGAGAAAAACTTGGCCGGGACTTGTCATCTGAAGCGTGAGCACAGTGTTGCCGCAGCCATCGCTCAAGTACCAGCGTATACCAGAACCGGTGATCGTTTTGCCGACCCTCCCGGAACTCATCGTAATACGCACGCAGACGATGGACATCGATAAAGCCCAGGTCGCGTAGCCTTGGACCCTTTAATAACGCGGCGACATGTTCTTTCTCCGTCATCCTTAGCGCACGGAGAAACAGTGCTTCCGGATATATCTTCTGCGCTCGCACACCGGGCATCATCTCCTCAAAGGCCGCTCGAGCAACAGATTTATTCTCCCCACCACGGCAGATTACCGACGGTGGAACGGCCATAACCCATTCGAACAGCCGTCGGTCGCTCCACGGATCGGCCGACGCAAGTCCCTCACGGACTGCATCAAAGTTATTGCGTGTCCCGCCTCGCATGTGCCCCCCGAGCGTAGCCAGTTCGTACCGCTCGCGGCGAACACCGCTCAGTCCGATCGGAATGTGCGAGGACGAACCAGACGGCGCCGGGTAGTGACGCAGAGCATCGGTCGCCCAGGGCGGACAATCGACTCGCGGTACGGGCGAATCTTCCGGTGAACGCAAGCCGCTCGCTCGAAGCCAACGACCGACTCTGACACGTAGTGGCCCGATGACTTGCTCACGCACGACATCACGCAACGGCCGATTCTCCCGCTCCGCATGCTGGAGAAGCTCGCTCACCAGACGGTACCATTGTCCCGACCCCAACAGGCCGAGATAGTCGAATAGCCGGCCGCCCACCATCAGATCGCCATGATGCCCGCTCATCAGCGTGCAGCACGAGTCACGCGCCGCCAGCTCGTATCCCCTGAGTAGAAGGTGATGAAACCCGGAGACGTACGGCTCCTCCAGGTTGGGCTCCGGGTCGCGACGGACGAGCGGTACGGAATCAACGTCAATGAGCGTCGACGAAAATCCGTACCGGCAAACGATTTCGTCGCTGACGAACCGCTCATCACACACGGGCAGCGTCGGGAAGTCGAACGAATACGTTCGGAGTGGCGCGACCGAAACGCCTTGCTCATCAAGCCAACCGGCCGTCACGGCGATAGCGGTTGAATCTACACCGCCACTCAGCAGCAGGCCGACCGGGTCGGGCGTTTGCAATCGACAGCGAACCGCCTCGGCAAACAGTTCGCGGAAATGCTCGACGTACTCCTCGTCCCGCCGATAGCGAATTCTTTGGCCGGGGTCAATGTCCCAGACCCGGCGCACGGCCGACGATCCCGGCGATGCAATGAGAGCATGCGCCGGAGGCACGGCGTGGATGCCCTCAATGAACGTGTGCGAGGGATGCTCGAAGTCGCCAGCCAGATATGCGGCAATAGCAGGCTCGTGCAGGTCGCTCGACACGCCGGGGACCGCCGTGATCGCCCCAACCTCGGATGCTAGCAGGAGTCGATCGCCGTCCTGCCGGTAGTACAGGCCGCGCATGGCCATCGGGTCGCGGGCCGCAAAGAGCCGGCGTCGGGCTGGATCCCAGACCGCGAAGGCAAAGTCGCCAATCAGGTGCTCGAGGCAAGCCGTGCCCCATCGTCGAAATGCCGCGGCGATCAGGTCCGTGTCCGATGCGTCGGGACGCAGATCATTAGCCAGTATATGCTCCAGATCCTCACGGTTGTCGATTCTCGCATCGGCCACGACGATCAGGCCCCCACGCCGCGACGCATCACCGTGCTTTCTAATCCTGCGCTCTTTCGTCGCGTGATCCGCGTGCGTGACGTGCAGGTCGAATTGCACGAGAGCTGCGTCCGCGTCCATCGAAGCCTGCACGCCATCCGGTCCTCGGTGCGCGAGCGCTGAGACCATTGCCTGTGCCGCGTCCGGCGCCCCGGGGCGACGATCGAAGTGAATGCAGGCACAGAGGCCTCCCATGATAACAGCCAGTCAACGAGATCTGCAGTGAAGTCACACCGCCGCGATGGGTGGCGCGAGCAGGAAACAGTGTACAGCGACCCGTCTCCTCCGGCATCGATCGGCGGCGCAGACGCACCGGAAGAATTGGAGCAGATGGGGCATTTGCCGATGGAAAACAATCGAGAAGGGTGTCTT comes from Longibacter salinarum and encodes:
- a CDS encoding asparagine synthase-related protein, yielding MGGLCACIHFDRRPGAPDAAQAMVSALAHRGPDGVQASMDADAALVQFDLHVTHADHATKERRIRKHGDASRRGGLIVVADARIDNREDLEHILANDLRPDASDTDLIAAAFRRWGTACLEHLIGDFAFAVWDPARRRLFAARDPMAMRGLYYRQDGDRLLLASEVGAITAVPGVSSDLHEPAIAAYLAGDFEHPSHTFIEGIHAVPPAHALIASPGSSAVRRVWDIDPGQRIRYRRDEEYVEHFRELFAEAVRCRLQTPDPVGLLLSGGVDSTAIAVTAGWLDEQGVSVAPLRTYSFDFPTLPVCDERFVSDEIVCRYGFSSTLIDVDSVPLVRRDPEPNLEEPYVSGFHHLLLRGYELAARDSCCTLMSGHHGDLMVGGRLFDYLGLLGSGQWYRLVSELLQHAERENRPLRDVVREQVIGPLRVRVGRWLRASGLRSPEDSPVPRVDCPPWATDALRHYPAPSGSSSHIPIGLSGVRRERYELATLGGHMRGGTRNNFDAVREGLASADPWSDRRLFEWVMAVPPSVICRGGENKSVARAAFEEMMPGVRAQKIYPEALFLRALRMTEKEHVAALLKGPRLRDLGFIDVHRLRAYYDEFREGRQNDHRFWYTLVLERWLRQHCAHASDDKSRPSFSHRHTTTL
- a CDS encoding lasso RiPP family leader peptide-containing protein; this translates as MKDSKKYESPRLKVHGTVADLTAAGRTNPGSDCQVYGDDLRGSSMNANCWGNQS
- a CDS encoding PqqD family protein; the encoded protein is MLGFLNDTDASRLEALVRQVPSTVRDLRYVDYQQAETDCEVLAANLSNRLGADLEQARFAGLPRGGMIVLGMLSYALGLRPNQIIDLRDVEATSDGHPLVIVDDCVITGARIRAQRNRFVTNNASRRDLVVAALYATPALCDAVETDSAMRACIRARDVQDFTDERWGDHAGTYRNRWENRPVERYWTGVPEHVAFAWSEPDVGVWDEELGRVMRGLPVVSPSSCLKNRHATNPETRPPVFRQPETTAGCALGPHTFVAEVDSKWIIASTRSGVCMSMSGSSAMFWQALWEASSIDEAIERLADSFPSVSPASLRDDTRQFIGELVRFDVLQHSSSSAPFDHASVS
- a CDS encoding zinc-dependent metalloprotease, which gives rise to MRTLLLSLVLLLVVPSSFAQLSEEPDPLPTIAEATDGMEQRDGFVPIYWDARRGKVWLEISRFDEDLLYVSYLAAGLGSNPVGLDRGQLSGERVVRFERVGPKVMLVQPNLNYRAPSDNPAEQEAVEEAFASSVVYGFEVAAEDDDGRVLVDATDFILRDVHGIVRTLKRADQGTYTLDKSRSAPYLPSTKSFPQNTELEARLTFTTDEQPGGYVRGTAADPYAVTLRIRHSLVALTDREAYSPRRSDPRAGFYAQTYRDYAVPIGEEIPQRLIARHRLVCASDPDAEGMCEPEEPIVYYLDRGTPEPVRSALLDGARWWNEAFEEAGFRDAFRVEMLPDEADPMDVRYNVIQWVHRRTRGWSYGASVWDPRTGEILKGHVTLGSLRVRQDYLLAEGLLAPYVGPNANGFDENDPMLDMSLARIRQLSAHEIGHTIGLRHNFAASTNERASVMDYPAPLAAVQGDSISLANAYDVGIGEWDIHAIRYGYGRPGEGQSEAEFLEAAIQARQDAGLRYITDADARPAGAAHPYANLWDNGSNMIASLEREMDVRRVAMQRFGGETIRKGQPLAVLEEVLVPLYLRHRYQVQATTKLIGGVTYTYAVRGDDNATLPTPVPSGRQMDALGALLATLSPEALRLPETALDVLPPRPPGYPSNRELFPGRTGLTLDAYAPAEVAASMVLSGIIHPERAERLMQQKGTDDDQLGLQEVLRTVSGRVWRETDGDDMDADLKRTVQRVWVDVLIETATNASTSPSVKATLEQHLRRVRQQARDVRGDDREKAHRARIRSVIDRYLDRDYARADDDVSRLETPPGSPIGAGDTPWARQNARSEALEAWSGRPDLCRWHAH